From Tripterygium wilfordii isolate XIE 37 chromosome 13, ASM1340144v1, whole genome shotgun sequence, the proteins below share one genomic window:
- the LOC120012478 gene encoding uncharacterized protein At3g50808-like has product MVTRGLHESEKQVVSVPSWINVMSRSKFFIGCDVHGSSKKTELDRFCIDCLSSLCPSCLPNHTSHKHVKIRRYVYSDVIKRQDLRKLFDCSGIQTYRTNKAKVLFLRRRSSTLRQQRQENNSRDFYSCIVCGRSLQDNTLYCSIECKVSVDGENHKDADEKRIDENIVKLKPRQSSRKGVPFRAPMF; this is encoded by the exons ATGGTCACCAGAGGACTCCATGAATCAGAAAAACAA GTGGTATCTGTACCTTCATGGATCAATGTCATGAGCAGAAGTAAATTCTTCATCGGCTGCGACGTCCATGGAAGTTCAAagaagacggaattggacagaTTTTGCATCGACTGTTTATCGTCTTTGTGCCCTAGTTGTCTTCCTAATCACACATCGCATAAGCACGTTAAG ATTCGTAGATACGTCTACAGTGATGTAATCAAGCGACAAGATCTGCGTAAGCTCTTTGATTGTTCAGGCATAcag ACTTATCGTACTAACAAGGCAAAAGTGCTGTTCTTGAGACGAAGATCATCAACTTTGCGGCAGCAACGACAAGAAAACAATTCGAGGGATTTTTACAGTTGCATTGTTTGTGGCCGAAGCTTGCAAGACAACACTCTCTATTGCAGCATTGAATGCaaggtat CCGTTGATGGAGAAAATCACAAAGACGCAGACGAAAAGCGGATTGATGAGAACATTGTGAAGTTAAAACCAAGACAATCATCAAGAAAAGGAGTCCCATTTAGGGCCCCAATGTTTTGA
- the LOC120012480 gene encoding secreted RxLR effector protein 161-like, translating into MQLHLQATKRVFRYLKGTMDYGIFYSKGGNTKLMAFTDSDYVGDLEDRKSTSGNLFLLSSGAVSWSSRKQPVVTLSTIEAEFIAAASCACQAVWLRRLLEKLEHVQEGSTVIYCDNNSAIKLSKNPVMHGRSKHIDVRFHFLRDLSKDGVVKLIHCGTQE; encoded by the coding sequence ATGCAGTTGCATCTACAAGCAACAAAGAGAGTGTTCAGATATTTGAAGGGGACAATGGACTATGGCATTTTCTACAGCAAGGGAGGAAACACAAAGCTGATGGCCTTCACAGACAGTGACTATGTTGGAGACTTAGAAGATAGAAAGAGCACATCGggaaatttgtttttgttgagtTCAGGAGCTGTGTCGTGGTCTTCAAGGAAGCAACCCGTAGTCACGTTATCCACCATTGAAGCTGAGTTTATTGCAGCAGCTTCGTGTGCTTGTCAAGCTGTGTGGCTTAGAAGGTTGCTGGAAAAATTGGAACATGTTCAAGAAGGGTCCACAGTGATCTACTGTGATAATAATTCAGCTATTAAGTTGTCGAAAAATCCTGTTATGCACGGTCGGAGTAAACATATAGACGTGAGATTCCATTTTCTTCGGGACCTTAGTAAAGATGGGGTAGTGAAGCTGATACATTGTGGAACTCAGGAATAG